A single region of the Salvia splendens isolate huo1 chromosome 18, SspV2, whole genome shotgun sequence genome encodes:
- the LOC121777720 gene encoding cytochrome c oxidase assembly protein COX11, mitochondrial-like yields MSFSRLCRGTHFLSSSKVFICHAPFLSRHLDAVGSRYSSYIGESNCIVYRTPFGFNRQCFVSKHGYNLRTYSAKKSHPINVGRQYSTQASTERKSNKMLFYLTGLVFAMVGCSYAAVPLYRRFCQATGYGGTVQRRESVEEKIARHTQDGTVTSREIVVQFNADVADGMPWKFVPTQREVRVKPGESALAFYTAENRSATPITGVSTYNVTPMKAAVYFNKIQCFCFEEQRLLPGEQIDMPVFFYIDPEFETDPKMDGINNLILSYTFFKVSEDK; encoded by the exons ATGTCATTTTCTCGGCTTTGTAGAGGAACACATTTTTTGTCTTCCTCTAAGGTCTTTATTTGTCATGCTCCTTTCTTATCCAG GCACCTTGATGCTGTGGGCTCAAGATACAGTTCTTATATTGGAGAAAGTAATTGCATTGTCTATCGGACACCGTTTGGATTCAATCGTCAGTGTTTTGTGTCGAAGCATGGATACAATTTGAGAACTTACAGTGCAAAAAAGTCCCATCCTATTAATGTTGGCCGGCAATATTCTACTCAGGCTTCTACAGAGAGGAAATCGAATAAGATGCTTTTTTACCTGACCGGATTGGTCTTTGCTATGGTAGGATGTAGTTATGCTGCGGTTCCTCTATATAGGAGATTTTGTCAAGCTACAGGTTATGGGGGCACTGTTCAGCGACGAGAG AGTGTCGAAGAAAAGATTGCGCGACATACGCAGGATGGCACTGTCACATCCAG AGAGATTGTCGTGCAGTTCAATGCTGACGTGGCTGATGGAATGCCATGGAAGTTTGTCCCAACACAGAGAGAG GTGAGGGTAAAACCAGGGGAGAGTGCCCTTGCATTTTATACCGCTGAAAATAGAAGTGCAACTCCAATAACTGGTGTATCCACATATAATGTTACTCCAATGAAG GCTGCAGTTTACTTCAATAAAATACAGTGTTTCTGCTTTGAAGAGCAACGACTTCTCCCCGGGGAACAGATTGATATGCCT GTGTTCTTTTACATAGACCCTGAGTTCGAAACGGATCCAAAGATGGATGGTATCAACAACTTGATTCTGTCCTACACATTTTTCAAGGTCTCCGAAGACAAGTAG
- the LOC121777728 gene encoding transmembrane 9 superfamily member 3-like: MARGGAFHVLVFLLLCAAFPAIWSDASDHKYKVGDPVPLYANKVGPFHNPSETYRYFDLPFCSTGELKDKSEALGEVLNGDRLVSAPYKLDFLVDREAEVICKKKLSKKDVAEFRRAVAKDYYFQMYYDDLPIWGFLGKVDKEGSGDPSEYKYYLFKHLHFEIFYNKDRVIEINARTDPNALVDLTEDKEVDVEFMYSAKWKETHVPFEKRMDKYSKSSSLPRHLEIHWFSIINSCVTVLLLTGFLATILMRVLKNDFVKYAHDEEAADDQEETGWKYIHGDVFRFPKYKSLFAACLGSGTQLFTLATFIFLLALVGVFYPYNRGALFTALVVIYALTSGIAGYTAASFYCQLEGTNWVRNLLLTGALFCGPLFLTFCFLNTVAIAYHATAALPFGTIVVIFLIWALVTSPLLVLGGIAGKNSKAEFQAPVRTTKYPREIPPLPWYRASLPQMAMAGFLPFSAIYIELYYIFASVWGHRIYTIYSILFIVFIILLIVTAFITVALTYFQLAAEDHEWWWRSFLCGGSTGLFIYGYCLYYYYARSDMSGFMQTSFFFGYMACICYAFFLMLGAVGFRASLFFVRHIYRSIKCE; this comes from the exons ATGGCGAGGGGAGGAGCCTTCCACGTCCTCGTTTTCCTATTGCTATGCGCTGCGTTCCCCGCCATCTGGTCCGATGCCTCCGATCACAAATACAAAGTCGGAGATCCGGTGCCGCTCTATGCCAACAAAGTCGGACCATTTCACAATCCCAG TGAAACGTATCGCTACTTTGATCTCCCGTTCTGCTCTACCG GTGAGTTGAAAGACAAAAGTGAAGCTCTCGGTGAAGTGTTGAATGGAGATCGGTTGGTCAGTGCTCCGTACAAGCTTGACTTTTTGGTTGACCGGGAGGCTGAAGTCATTTGTAAGAAGAAGCTTTCAAAGAAAGATGTTGCTGAGTTTCGAAGAGCAGTGGCAAAGGACTACTATTTTCAGATGTACTATGATGACTTGCCCATTTGGGGTTTCCTGGGAAAGGTTGACAAGGAAGGCAGTGGAGATCCTAGCGAGTACAAATATTATCTATTTAAGCATCTccactttgaaatattttataacaAGGATCGCGTGATTGAGATCAATGCACGCACCGACCCTAATGCTCTTGTGGATCTTACTGAAGACAAAGAAGTGGATGTTGAGTTCATGTACTCAGCCAAATGGAAGGAAACTCATGTACCTTTTGAGAAGAGGATGGATAAGTACTCTAAATCTTCTTCACTTCCCCGCCATTTGGAGATCCACTGGTTTTCTATTATCAATTCTTGTGTGACTGTTCTCCTTCTGACTGGATTTCTTGCTACAATCTTGATGCGAGTGctcaagaatgattttgttaA ATATGCCCATGATGAGGAGGCAGCAGATGACCAAGAAGAAACTGGGTGGAAATACATCCATGGTGATGTTTTTAGGTTCCCGAAGTACAAGTCATTGTTTGCTGCTTGTCTAGGAAGTGGCACACAGCTTTTTACCCT GGCCACCTTTATATTCTTACTTGCTCTCGTTGGTGTATTTTATCCCTACAACCGGGGAGCACTTTTCACTGCACTTGTGGTCATCTATGCTCTTACATCTGGCATTGCAGGCTATACGGCAGCTTCCTTCTATTGCCAATTAGAGGGAACAAACTGG GTACGGAATTTGTTATTGACTGGAGCCCTTTTCTGTGGTCCATTGTTTCTCACGTTTTGCTTCCTCAACACGGTGGCCATTGCTTACCATGCTACTGCAGCTCTTCCTTTTGGTACCATCGTGGTGATATTTTTGATATGGGCTCTTGTGACATCACCTTTATTAGTTTTGGGAGGGATTGCAGGAAAGAATAGTAAGGCAGAGTTTCAAGCTCCTGTCCGTACTACAAAATATCCCAGAGAAATTCCACCTCTGCCTTGGTACCGTGCAAGCTTGCCTCAGATGGCTATGGCTGGTTTTCTGCCATTCAGTGCCATCTATATCGAACTTTACTACATATTTGCTAGTGTCTGGGGCCACAGGATTTACACCATTTACAGTATTCTATTCATAGTCTTTATCATCCTCCTGATTGTCACTGCATTTATCACCGTGGCCTTGACATATTTCCAACTTGCCGCTGAAGATCATGAATGGTGGTGGAG GTCCTTTCTCTGTGGTGGATCTACCGGCTTGTTTATTTATGGCTACTGCCTGTATTACTATTATGCACGGTCAGATATGTCAGGCTTCATGCAGACCTCATTTTTCTTTGGATACATGGCCTGCATTTGCTATGCTTTCTTCCTAATGCTTGGAGCTGTTGGTTTCCGTGCTTCTTTGTTCTTTGTGCGCCACATTTATCGTTCAATCAAGTGTGAATGA
- the LOC121776669 gene encoding uncharacterized protein LOC121776669, producing the protein MVAIRQLAYGTTTDMLDEYLHVEETTGREFLKKFCRGVMEAFYNTYLRKPTTVDCQTLMNMHETVHGFPRILGSINCMHREWNNCPTVWRGQFTSAYKTISCTMDSRRALFAQRQEAARKDMERTFGVLQACWAIVKGPARFWCKEDIADVLYACIILHNMIVEHEGGSVTDWGDDEATPPHVRGLLMGYNEVLAAQASMCNQQDHARLMSDMVEEIWARIRS; encoded by the exons ATGGTTGCGATCcgacagttggcctacggcaccacaaCGGACATGTTAgacgagtaccttcacgtcGAGGAGACAACTGGTCGCGAGTTCCTGAAGaaattttgtaggggagttatGGAGGCTTTCTAcaacacatatttgcgaaagcctACTACTGTCGATTGCCAGACCCTGATGAACATGCACGAGACGGTGCACGGCTTTCCTAGAATACTAGGGAGCATAAATTGTATGCACCGGGAGTGGAATAATTGTCCGACAGTGTGGAGAGGTCAATTTACTAGTGCATACAAG acgatcagctgtaCAATGGATAGTCGCCGAGCTTTATTTGCCCAACGgcaggaggctgcgcggaaGGATATGGAGcggacatttggtgtgctccaagcctgttgggcaatagtgaaaggccCGGCACGTTTCTGGTGCAAGGAAGACATCGCCGATGTCCTGTatgcgtgcatcatcttgcataacatgatagtcgaacacgaaggtggaagcGTCACCGATTGGGGCGATGATGAAGCGACTCCGCCCCACGTTCGAGGATTATTGATGGGCTACAATGAGGTTCTAGCGGCACAAGCCTCAATGTGCAACCAACAAGATCATGCTCGGCTCATGTccgacatggttgaagaaatTTGGGCACGTATCCGCAGCTGA
- the LOC121775782 gene encoding uncharacterized protein LOC121775782, which produces MADDTAPKQPNGDEYSDHPQDLTLLNRLIAAIFFPSPNSSPPLLHRIKTALAENVPLLRDASKNTAARVLQWTRRGSPLRALLVVSVGTIVFLTLAGLLVFMLFFVAATVNAVVISLVMSLAAAGGFLAIFFACVAAIYIGALSVAIFVISAATISCIIAVLIAAGWIGFFCTLWIAAQKSIGLAKHSISVTGSAVSAYSSAWHDKRGQVSMKSD; this is translated from the exons ATGGCGGACGATACTGCTCCCAAACAGCCCAACGGCGACGAATATTCTGACCACCCGCAGGACCTCACCCTCCTCAACCGCCTCATTGCTGCGATTTTCTTCCCCAGCCCTAATTCCTCCCCCCCTCTGCTCCACAGGATCAAAACCGCCCTCGCCGAGAATGTTCCCCTTCTTCGCGACGCTTCTAAGAACACTGCTGCTCGCGTTCTGCAGTGGACTCGCCGTGGAAGCCCTCTCCGCGCGTTGCTCGTTGTATCC GTAGGGACAATTGTTTTCCTAACATTGGCGGGATTGTTAGTTTTCATGCTATTCTTTGTTGCTGCAACCGTCAATGCTGTTGTCATTTCTCTTGTGATGTCATTAGCAGCAGCAGGAGGATTCTTGGCTATTTTCTTTGCCTGTGTTGCAGCCATTTATATTGGAGCATTATCCGTAGCTATATTTGTCATCTCTGCAGCAACAATTTCTTGTATCATTGCTGTTCTTATTGCCGCAG GTTGGATTGGATTCTTTTGTACATTGTGGATTGCAGCGCAGAAAAGCATAGGCCTGGCCAAACATTCCATTTCCGTCACAGGGTCGGCAGTTTCAGCCTACTCATCCGCTTGGCACGACAAACGTGGCCAGGTCTCAATGAAATCGGACTGA
- the LOC121776668 gene encoding uncharacterized protein LOC121776668, whose protein sequence is MERCKVRGSRSKANKAAACKKHPKHRQSPGVCSICLREKLSNLSNCGENSRSARSPSAVSSLSSYASSLSSSCASPPPELTISVAFFRKSRSMAVVVPRGRAEEADRNREKEIRIVKGGFWSKLLPQKSRGKLMHSRTTREIKGSLHHFT, encoded by the coding sequence atggAGCGATGCAAGGTGAGAGGGAGCAGATCGAAGGCGAATAAAGCGGCTGCGTGCAAAAAACACCCCAAGCACAGGCAATCGCCGGGAGTCTGCTCCATCTGCCTGCGCGAAAAGCTCTCAAACCTCTCCAATTGCGGCGAAAATTCGAGATCGGCGAGATCTCCATCCGCCGTTTCCTCTCTCTCCTCCTACGCCtcttctctctcctcctccTGCGCCTCGCCGCCGCCGGAGCTCACGATCTCCGTCGCCTTCTTCAGGAAGAGCAGATCCATGGCGGTGGTGGTGCCGCGGGGAAGAGCGGAAGAGGCCGATCGGAATCGCGAGAAGGAGATTCGGATTGTGAAGGGAGGGTTTTGGTCCAAATTGTTGCCACAAAAGAGTAGAGGGAAATTGATGCATTCCAGAACTACAAGAGAGATCAAAGGATCGTTGCATCACTTCActtga